The window TGTGAACAGTTAATCTGATAATGCAAATGTAGTACATGTATTtgtgaataaatgacaaaactAAAAAATGTTGAGTCATTAAATTAAGCTCAGCTCATCCTTCAAATCCAAACAGCTGTAGGTCACACAACCCAGTGATACAAGCTGACCTAGAGAGATGTAGGAAGTCATGGGTCAGCCCACCATGCCCAGTAAGTGTGTAGgagtctcactcacacacacacacacacacacacacacacactctttcagaaccgcttgtcccatacagggtcgcagggaaccggagcctacccggtaacacagggcgtaaggccggagggggaggggacacacccaggacgggacgccagtccgtcgcaaggcaccccaagcgggactcgaaccccagacccaccggagagcaggactgtggtccaacccactgcgccactgcgccactgcacccccctgtagGAGTcacaacaaaactaaaaaatacTAGTACCAATAACAGTACCAGAATTGCAATTCTGTTTAACATGAGCAGCTTTAGGGCTCTTTCCCTCTAATATCACTTGGAAATTCACAAGTTGTGGCTTTTTTAGctggttttaattaaaaaaaaagtcagatattTAGACCTCATTTTGCAAAACATTACTTTAATCCTTACTGTTGTTACCTATGTAGAAATATAAGCAGTATATGGAGAACCTAATTTTATTTGTAGTATTTATTACTGTTCGTTGGTTCCATTAATTGTACCAGTAATAGGTATAGGATACCTGTAGTTTTATCAAACTGCTGGTCAATTGTAGAACAGCAGTATCTGTTTGCTAAGATAAGTTTTGAATTTACAGATCAGTCCTTAAAAACCTCTCCATCATGGTATCAGCTCAATGCAAAAGCAGACTGCAGCTTCCATGCAGGAGGAATACTATTCAAACAGCATTTTGTGTTGGGTTACAGTGCTGCTGTGTGGCAAGTACAGCATTTGCAGCTCATGCTAACAGAACTCCACTTCCAATAAAATTCTGACACCCTGTGTTAGTTCTAAAGAGCTCAGGAAAGACAGTTTCTCCCCCTTGTGGTTAAAGTATGGAAAGTTACTGAATTCAACACAGGAAAAAGTCCAACAATAAAAAACAGACCCTGATCAGCACTAAAACCCTTTGCGTGTGGAATAGGGGGATTGCTCCATAACTTGCCAAAACCCTGAACAAAGTAAAGACGTTCAGCCAGTGAGCTCTGCCAGCAGGCAAGCCATGTTAGAGCACATAGTGCATCAATATGCATGGGAGAGTGGGATGATGGGAGCCCCCAAGGGTCTAGGAGATGAAAAGCTGCTTCTTCTATTGTTTGCAAGAGAATGTCAATTAGACATAACAGAAGACAGAAAGCAAGTTAAGTTACAGTGTGCTAGCTACAAGCTTTCTTCAATACACATACAGAATGTCTCATACAAATACTGACATAGCTGCATTATCCGAGAATACAGATTAAGTCAGTCACGGAACACCTGAAATAATTCTGACTTCTGACTGAACAAATTAAAGTTTAGGTACAAAACACCAGTCTCTCTAAGCGCAAGCACATCTAAACTGCAATTCAGTTGTGATGTCTCCATGAATGCAACAGACATGTACAAGCTATTTGATAACCATCAGTACGTCCTGGCTCTTCAGATATCCATTTAGAGTAACTAATGAATTACAGAACCATACCATTTAAAAGCTATTGCAGACATGGCAATAGATTTTGTACAATAAGTTCAAAAATAAACAGTTATTATACTTGttacattatcatcatcataccAATAATACTACAACAATGCATTTGTTTGTTACACCCAACACCAATCACTACATCTGCATCAGAACAGCCTGTATGCAGTATTTGTGCATCACAGGTACACATTACCTGTGGTTGACTTGCTCCAGGGCAGCTCCACCATAAGCTCCAGGTAGTTGCGAGTAAGTGCATACTCAGGCATAGACTGGGGCATCTTCTTCAGCCTGCACTAAAAAGAGAAGGTCACTATACTGTACCCGACATAAAAATTACTGAAGTGCCcttgatttcattatttacgaaatgtaaaaaataaataaataaataaaaatcaggcTGTTGACCAATGGGACAGTACCGTTTAAGCTCCTTGAGGCAGACCCTCAGTGCAGCCTCTGGCATGTTGGAGCCCCGGACTCTCCTCTCTAGCAGGGACGTGTCATCACTGTCTTCTTCCTCACCATCATCCTCCATGGAGAGCTGTCCCGGTGCTAAGCCCCCACCTTTCCGAATAGGGATAATCTGAGGGGGTGGAGAGAGGGATGACATGAAAAGTAGGAAGTAAGAGAGCCACAAGAACTGATACAGGGGCATAGCTTATAATAAGTACTGCCAAACAATGCATTGTTTAGCTTACTGAAACAGCCTAGCACTGCCCTATGTAAACTTATGTGAAGCCAATGATACAGCAAGGCAAGACCTAAAGTGTATAGGAAAGGAGCAGAGTGGAGAAGCATGGAGACAATAGTGTAGGCCATACCCTTCTGTCATCATCTAGTCGTGGTTTTCGCGTTCTTTGCAGCAGCTTGAGCCCCTCCATTTGCCGAGTGAGCAGGGGCAGGACCTTCTTAAAACGCTCTGCTAGGCTTACGGCATCCAGAATCTGCAGAAACACACGAACACTCATACCtgcattacacacatatttttacacgcagacacacactatgTTTTCAGTCCTTCTGTACCTCAAGCTTTTCCTTGTTGGACACATGGATCATTGAGGTGAGAACATCTGGCAAGGCCTCTCTGGGTAGACTGTCAAGTAGACGCCGTAGCTTAGCAACCACAGGAACAGATATGTCTAGCATGCCCACCAGCTGAAGGACAGAACATAAGAAGTTTAATTCCatacagtttcattttataTAATGTCCCAAGGCAtttcagtgaagaaaaaacaGCTGAAGACCGAGAGAGGAAATCAGGCTCGATGGTGCTACTATACACGgtcacacacacctgcaaagCCACTTCATAGAACCGCTGGGACAGCTCGCCCAGCTCACTGCTGACATCAGCGTCACCCGAATCCAGTCCAGCATACTGCTCCAGCTTGTCCAGCTGCTGGACCACAGCTACAGGAAAGGGACGCTCCCGCAGCAGCTGCTCCACGCGAAAGCGGCACAGACCCGTGATGAGCAGCGTGTAGTGGGGCTTTGGCCAGTTACTCCCCACCACCTGCACCGCCAGGCCGGCTGTGCCAATGCTGAGGAAAAGGAGACCGTTAAAAGCATGCAATACAATTTCTTTGTTGCAACCCCACCACAAGTTCACCCAAAATCACTCAATGATGCCTAACATAAGGAAAAGTTGtctaacacattaaaataagagTAATAAGACTATACTACAAAAAGTAATAATCATGATTTCATAAACTTTCCGTGATAGTGGTgcttgaggaagacaaagaCGGTGGCATTAGAAGAGGGTGACACTTTCAGCTCTTTGACATCTCATGATCTCACAGCATAAGAGTTTGCACTGTGATTCAAAACTTAGTTAACGCATGAGAAATATCTTCATGTCTTTCACAATCTTAACACTTCCAACTTCCCACTTCCAAAAAACTTGTATAACTCATTCCAGATGTTTACTTTTCTCGTCTTAGGAGCCattaaattaatgatttttcagaaagacagcaatataataaagaaatgaacaacTAGACAAACACAATCATTGCAaaggtagagagagagaggtgtgtgtgtgtgcgcgcgcgcagcgATTACGAAAGTCTCCGCAAACTAAGTGCTGTTTTGTCAACTTGGTCTTGGACTTTATCCGTCCACAAAAGTTAACCTATGAACATGCATCGACTCTTCTGGAAACCAAAGACTGGTCTAAAAGAAAACGACTTATTTATTCGTCCACCGCTAACCGCTAGCCTTAGGAAACGTCGCGGAAGCCAGACTCGAGGTTTCTTTACCTCACGCTAGCGTCCAGCTCTAGACTATCCTAGTAACCTAGTCAATCAtgaagcagagagagagaatattatattattcagtCAGGTGGGACAATGCTGAATGGCAAGTGGCcagtaaaaagaaacaaaacggcgaagaaaaaagaaactcgATTATTCTTCCTCAGAAACCAGCTCGTCCTGTGCGGTACCGGTGTCACGGTGGCGGTCGGTACCACAGACCTGTGCAGCGCGGGCAGCTCCTCGGTCTCGTGCTCGGGGTCGCGGCTGTTCGGGACCACCCCGATGATGGTGCTCTTCAGGGAAGTCCCTTTCAGCAGCCTGCTCCTGACCAGTTGCATATTCCTGGCTGTGTCCACGCTGACTCGCATCGTGGACCCCGGCAGAAGGACCCCTTCGTGGGTCAGGAGTAAAGGGAGCCGACTAGGAATCCGAATATCGCCGCTGGAGGACATGATGGTTGTGCTCGGAAAGTTTACTGTCACCGAGCCTAAGGGGAATGGCAAATTGCGCAGGCGCAGACCGAGCAGTTATGACAGCGGAGGGTACGGAAGCTTCGGGAGTCAAAGTTAAAACGCTCATTGCAGGTCTTTGGTACAATAATAATATCGGTGTAGTATAAACAGGTACCGAACGGACCgccacaaaaaaacaaaggccGGATCGAGCAGTGAAAAGCAGTGCTcatgcaaatgtattatttaaaaaaattatcgGGTAAAAAAGAATTACTAAATACTGACGTTACGTTGACAAATGAgccttttttaatatatatctgcACCTACCAGCAGCATCATTTTATGTTATAAGCTTAATTTAGCTTAGAAAAATGTGTCTGTCCGCATatcttctttttaataaattaaatctgccgtgccagtaaaattacatggTCCATTTGACGAGACGAATAGATAGAAAAATGTGGCCACCACTCTCTGTTAGATATCCCACTCACTGTTTGATAGCTACTTCTTGTGTACTCCAGGCTTGCAATGGTTTGGAGTCAATGAATACCAGAAGCATAGAGCACAAGGCAGggtaccctggacaggatgtcttcccattgcagggcaatcacacacattcattcacctgTATATTTGTTCACAATGGACAATTTCGAGTAAGTGGTTCAGCTGAATCACAtcctttttcattcattgtggGAGGGAAGCAGAAAACCTTCCGAACACTcctgaaaatatgcaaagttCACATAAACCGAGTTGGATTTGAACTGGCATCCAAACACACAGTCCAGGTGTAGtgaggacaagtggttgatggaaatggcaaaaaatgtatttttactggagtaattcagagtaagtgcagtgcccaaaggcagaagctgatTTTGCACTAAAGAAACATAAGTCATTATTATCATCCCTAAATGCTACACTACCAACTATCCCACACAGAAACCCAGACACAGATTAACACTAATCGAAATATCCAGTCAGGTTGGAtgatcaaaattcaaattaaggTAAACCCCTGTAGGGTTTGTCACATTCTGTGAACTTGCTGAACTCAGTCACTGAGCACATTTGACAGTTCTCTAACTAGTCAAATTAATCAAGATTAGTTAGTAGCAAgcattgatatatatatatatatatatatatatatatatccacacACAATACTGTATATGACATATATAGCTGACAACATGGCATTCACCTTAGACCAGTGCCTAACATAGCAAGCTAGCTACACAACATCAGAAGAGCAACAACTTACTGTTgtattttctgcagtgtttgtaGAGTTCATGTAGACTTGCACTGATGGCAAGTTCATGGAATTAACACTTAAACATTATCATTGGGAAAAATGTTATAACTACGGGCGCAAAATTAGTAAATGGAAACAATTCACAAAAAATAGGATaaacctccaaaaaaaaaaaaaaaaaaaaaaaaaaaaaaaaaaaaaaaatacagcattgtAATTGTCTGCTGCCACCGCTTGGTCCTGCCAACAGATTATTGAACTATTGTTAAACACATGGAGAAAGTATAGAAATATGAGTTTAATACTATGATGTGAGAAtctttattttgtacaaaagCAAGAAAATACCAGTACCGAATCAACATTCAGTGACAATATACATTCAGTTTAGATGACTGTACTATTAAAAGCCTTCATCTTGACTGGCAACACATTAGAAGCAGAAATGGTGTGATCACCATCACTCAGCAACACACCTAATCCTCTGACTACAGAggtacaattaaaaataaaaaaaattaaaaaacacattctgaCAACCATTATGTGCTGTTATCTCTTCAAATGGCAGAGGTGGTAATGCAGGTGGCTGGAGGAGATGGTAGCATCTGTTCAGACGTACTCAGATgacaaatgaacattttcttcaTAGCAGATGGCAGGAGTGGTTCCTGCACAGCGACCCCTGGATGGAAGTAGCACCCACCTCAGGGATTCTGGGATGCCTTcttcttgatttttttccaatagTCAGGGTTACAGTCTTGAAGGATAAAAGCAGGAAGAGTAGCAGTCTGTTAGGTAACCCTGTATAATAAAAAAGCAGCAATGATTCCTGCAGAAGCCTAGGATCTTCACTATGTGAACTTTGATACCTTAATCAAGTTTTTAATGCAGCTGACAAAGCAGATACACTTCATTGTACACTGCTTCATCAAAACAGAATGCAAATTACTTGAATCAATCATATACACAAAACCAAGATAGTATTCAGTTGTATGATAAACATTGCTATTCATGTTATTTTATGTGTTGTGCTTGTTATTGCAAAGATGCTTTCGAAAACAGGAGCATAAAATGGCATAAGGTTATTTTTCCCTTCTTGCACCAAGAGGGGATGCCACAAGTCAACCTCAGCTCACTGCACAACCAAGAAGTACTGATGAAGGACAGAAATGCTGAGAAACACCAGAAAGTAAACCTACCACAGATTACAGAAATAACTAAGGTACTCTTTAAAAATTGGGTTATCCTGCATTTAAGAATGTGCATCTTCCACAATCTGGATCATCGCCTTACTTTCCAAAGTTGCTCAGACATTACGCCTACAATTCAGCAATGAATTCCCCTCCAGAACCAGATCTCTTTCACCTGTCATTATATGACCGTTGAGCTTGGACATCAGTAAATAATGACCTTTACTCTCATCTCCTGCACATTCAGTTACCTTACCCTCACTTCTCTCTCGCTACACATTTTCTGTCAAGCTACAATTCCGAGCACAAGGTCATTAAAACATTCTTACAGTCTGGTTGTCCATCCTTGGTCGGGAAGCAGTAAGGAAAGACGCAATGCATCGAGCGGTAGAAGTTGTCCATTAAGGCTTTAGGTTTCACCCACTTCCAAACCGTGTTATGGGGGTCTGTCACTTTGTGCCAGGTGTCTTCTATCCGTTCTGGATATAATCTCTGTCCCACACATGACATACAGAAATTACAATACtggcacaaaaagcagagaatcATTATAGAATCATATAACTCTAAGGCAGAGGTTGAACAAAAACAAGATgcttacagaaaaacaaaaaaaaaaaaaatgctgaaaaaacaagcatttaaatgtgttctgCACCTCTTCAGGATTCTCATGAAGCTGCTGGGCAAAATGTTGCACCTTCAAGAGGAGATCCTGCACTTCAAAGGTGTAGTTGCGGGAAGGGTGTTTCTCTGGCAGAATTCTCAGCAACTTCTTCAGTACCTCATTATACAGGAAGAACCAGAGATCCTGTATGTCTGCCTCCAGCCAGTCAAGGTCATGATGTTCCAACTGCAACTGTTCCCTCTGCAGTGTTGggaacataaatgaaaaaagtaagaaaaaaaataaatcctgcaagataggatttttttctttttctttttttaataaaagcatgtaaacattcagaaaaacccaaaaagcaaaaatgcattcTCTTGTCAACTCAAGAGCCCCCTTTTCAAGTTCCTGGgtgctgttgtgaccctgtgatggagtggtatcccatccagggtgtaccctgacttgTTTAACTACCTATGCTTTTGAAAACAGCTCCAGGCCATAACAGCCCACTAAGCAGACAATTTCTACATGATGAATGAATATTaaagcatcaagtaaatgaataaatggtacAGCTCTGGTGTTTCgttttaatttactgtttaaTTTTCCATGCTGAACTGCAGTTGCACAACAGTTTCAGGTGCCTTGCAGTATGCTATGTGAATAGCAGATTCCAATTTGAATATAATGTTAACTTCATTAACTATTACTCACTATAAAACTGGATTAACACAGATGTGACATCTACCCTTTTCATGTTTAAGACTCCGGTTACTGCCGACaagatctgctccctgatagcAACATGATCGCTTCTCTCAAAACTACTGAGTCTCTCAATATTCAAGAAGGGcccaaaatatatatttcagactcacttcttgcctgatcctctgcctgctccataaatttgcattgcATTACAGTATCTCTTACAATCACTTAATTCTATATGCTGCTGCTCATGGAATGTTAGGTGTATGTTTCAAAATTTTTGTACTCTGTACAAATTCTGTATGCAGGTACCTTTGTAGTATATACTGGTTTAAGCAGCTCCATGAGACAAATATTTCCTCCTGTTggagaaatgtacttttgttttctctgagttctttgttgctttggagaaaagagtctgctaaatgtaaatagtacTCCAGTCCATGCACTGCTTCTTTGTAAATTGCTAAAAA of the Scleropages formosus chromosome 7, fSclFor1.1, whole genome shotgun sequence genome contains:
- the il34 gene encoding interleukin-34 isoform X2; the protein is MDGEERMEKGRILRGGSSCERVSARRGARSAVTLKEEDCCGGRSAREGAQTEEVQLTEEWTGGGITSVKRESVSEKPWILAVFWSSQRFTDSMSQFTQILVVLLGCLCAVHASTNSPPICKPMNTVKHKLSSSQRREYMKYNFPINYTLPVHHEEIVRVSNITLLREQLQLEHHDLDWLEADIQDLWFFLYNEVLKKLLRILPEKHPSRNYTFEVQDLLLKVQHFAQQLHENPEERLYPERIEDTWHKVTDPHNTVWKWVKPKALMDNFYRSMHCVFPYCFPTKDGQPDWLPNRLLLFLLLSFKTVTLTIGKKSRRRHPRIPEVGATSIQGSLCRNHSCHLL